In Eupeodes corollae chromosome 3, idEupCoro1.1, whole genome shotgun sequence, a single genomic region encodes these proteins:
- the LOC129952850 gene encoding tetratricopeptide repeat protein 30 homolog yields the protein MLHQGIILREGHVTRTIYNLIKDKRFDDVIECINNFGEAATTRAGISTLGYCYYHSQRYEEAATCYEQLCVLVPKEAKYKFYCAQSLYQAGTFAEALKVLKQIIDNEELKEQILQLQSAILYSSEDFAGAQGVLNQRLSGNAETLNDEGCLLYQADQYENAVQRFVSGLQIGGFNPLVAYNLALCHFRKKEKAQSLDYTAEIIERGIRNHPELGIGAQMESEGNARSVGNPITMAMSGITQALNLKAAIEYQDGNIEAAREALLDLPPRVESELDPVTLHNMALTDPSGPVAGLRKLAFLLELGPPACPKETFANILLLCCKHEMYDTAADILAEHTDLTYKYLSQYLYELLDALITAQTSPELAEKKLGTLASSLAGKLRALAAKVQEVRTTTDQNALRQALKDYESSLEYYLPVVMSRAWLSWRDDDFVGAEREFRSSAEFCSENPVWRLNAGHVLFMQGDKYKEAAAFYEPIVRQHSDNIMTVSAAVLANLCASYIMTFQNDEAEELMKKVEKAEEQKESQGKQYHHLCIVNLVVGTLYCAKSNYEFGLSRIAHALEGGSGSRLYADTWLHVKRCILGLLAGMAKQNIILKYPAIQEVLNFLKSCEVYGLMTPANNNYVAGTEIPEKPLTIGLEARKLRVLLIKLSEYEM from the coding sequence atgctcCATCAAGGAATAATTCTCCGTGAGGGTCATGTTACAAGAACCATATACAATTTAATCAAAGACAAACGTTTTGACGATGTAATTGAATGCATCAATAATTTTGGAGAAGCTGCTACCACAAGAGCTGGAATCTCAACCCTTGGCTATTGCTATTATCACTCCCAGAGGTATGAAGAAGCCGCCACCTGCTATGAGCAATTATGTGTCCTAGTTCCAAAGGAAGCTAAGTATAAATTCTATTGTGCCCAATCGCTGTATCAAGCTGGAACCTTTGCTGAGGCTCTGAAGGTCCTCAAACAAATAATCGACAATGAGGAACTTAAGGAACAAATCCTTCAGCTGCAAAGTGCCATTTTGTATTCGAGTGAAGACTTTGCCGGAGCCCAGGGTGTCCTCAATCAACGTTTGAGTGGTAATGCGGAGACTCTCAACGACGAGGGGTGTCTGCTGTATCAAGCAGACCAGTATGAGAATGCAGTTCAAAGGTTTGTCTCGGGTCTTCAAATTGGAGGGTTTAATCCTCTGGTTGCCTATAATCTGGCTCTGTGTCACTTTCGAAAGAAGGAAAAGGCACAGTCTTTGGATTACACAGCAGAAATTATCGAACGTGGGATCCGGAATCACCCAGAATTGGGAATTGGTGCCCAAATGGAATCCGAAGGTAATGCTCGCAGTGTCGGAAATCCTATAACTATGGCCATGTCTGGAATCACTCAAGCCCTTAATTTAAAGGCAGCCATTGAATATCAGGATGGTAACATCGAGGCGGCTCGTGAGGCTCTCCTTGATCTACCCCCGAGGGTGGAGAGTGAATTGGACCCAGTGACTTTGCACAACATGGCTCTAACTGACCCCAGTGGTCCTGTAGCTGGATTGAGGAAATTGGCTTTCCTCCTTGAACTTGGACCGCCAGCATGCCCCAAAGAAACATTTGCTAATATATTGTTGCTGTGCTGCAAGCACGAGATGTATGATACAGCTGCTGATATCTTGGCCGAGCACACAGACCTCACTTACAAGTATTTGTCCCAATACCTGTACGAACTTTTGGATGCCTTGATAACTGCTCAAACTTCACCTGAATTAGCCGAAAAGAAACTCGGAACTTTGGCCTCGAGCTTGGCTGGGAAGTTGAGAGCACTTGCAGCTAAAGTCCAAGAAGTTCGAACTACAACCGATCAGAATGCCTTGCGACAGGCCTTGAAAGACTATGAAAGCTCCCTGGAATACTACCTCCCAGTAGTAATGTCTCGAGCTTGGCTCTCGTGGCGTGATGACGATTTTGTAGGGGCCGAAAGGGAATTCCGCTCAAGTGCTGAGTTCTGTTCAGAAAATCCAGTGTGGCGTCTAAATGCCGGCCATGTCCTCTTCATGCAAGGCGACAAGTACAAGGAAGCAGCAGCATTCTACGAGCCTATTGTCAGACAGCATTCTGACAACATTATGACAGTTTCGGCAGCTGTGTTGGCCAACTTATGCGCCTCTTACATCATGACGTTTCAAAATGACGAAGCTGAGGAGCTGATGAAAAAAGTCGAGAAGGCCGAGGAACAAAAGGAGAGTCAGGGAAAACAGTATCATCATTTGTGCATTGTGAACTTGGTCGTTGGAACCCTATATTGCGCCAAATCGAATTATGAATTCGGTCTTTCACGGATTGCCCATGCCCTCGAAGGTGGTTCTGGTTCAAGGTTATACGCCGACACTTGGCTTCACGTAAAGCGATGTATTTTGGGTCTCTTAGCTGGCATGGCCAAACAGAACATCATCTTGAAATATCCTGCAATTCAAgaggttttaaatttcttaaagtcCTGCGAAGTCTATGGACTTATGACCCCAGCGAATAACAATTACGTTGCAGGAACAGAAATTCCCGAAAAACCTTTGACCATTGGACTGGAAGCTCGGAAATTAAGAGTTCTTTTGATAAAACTAAGTGAATATGAAATGTAG